A genomic region of Glycine max cultivar Williams 82 chromosome 15, Glycine_max_v4.0, whole genome shotgun sequence contains the following coding sequences:
- the LOC100789775 gene encoding phosphatidylinositol 4-phosphate 5-kinase 6, translating into MNKELTSFVKAWEAAVRKSAGPKKRANSIFTPMSVAHVDDDDDARNVIVGEVEKILPNGDFYTGQWLDNNGPHGQGKYLWTDGCMYVGEWQKGGIMGKGRFSWPSGATYEGDFKSGYMDGKGTYIGSSGDTYKGCWVMELRHGQGTQSYPNGDFYDGEWRKGLQNGHGRYQWKNGNHYIGQWRNGLFYGNGTMMWSNGNRYDGCWEEGLPMGNGTFRWGGDGSFYVGVWSKDPKEQSGTYYPSGSCAGHLEWDPQELFSVDLVECSVCSLEKVAIYPSQKSLNMLEVDKMCKKGTDGNGRPKRMSVDARISNYSSEDGSYSSYDVSRSSQVDNSIPRVPHLRLKAPKRQGETISKGHKNYELMLNLQLGIRHAVGRPAPSTSLDLKSSAFDPKEKVWTKFPPEGSKHTPPHPSCEFRWKDYCPVVFRALRKLFKVDPADYMISLCGNDALRELSSPGKSGSFFYLTNDDRYMIKTMKKSEVKVFLRMLPGYYKHVRAFENTLVTKFFGLHCVKLTGTAQKKVRFVIMGNLFCSQYAIHRRFDLKGSTFGRTTDKPESEIEPTTTLKDLDLNYIFRLRKSWFQEFCRQVDRDCDFLEHERIMDYSMLVGLHFRGMSCSDNVTPSGYSPGTQTPTGHGNFDDGAPRLSGVDVDHLVVDPSRWVQLGINMPARAESTVRKSCDTPQLVGEPTGELYEIIIFFGIIDILQDYDISKKLEHAYKSFQYDPTSISAVDPRLYSRRFRDFIFRVFVED; encoded by the exons ATGAACAAAGAGCTTACAAGCTTTGTGAAGGCTTGGGAAGCAGCAGTTAGGAAATCAGCAGGTCCAAAGAAGAGGGCTAATAGCATCTTCACACCAATGTCTGTTGCccatgttgatgatgatgatgatgcaaGGAATGTTATTGTTGGTGAGGTTGAGAAGATTCTCCCCAATGGTGACTTCTACACAGGCCAGTGGCTTGACAACAATGGCCCTCATGGCCAGGGAAAGTATTTGTGGACAGATGGGTGCATGTATGTTGGGGAATGGCAAAAGGGTGGCATCATGGGAAAAGGGAGGTTCAGTTGGCCTAGTGGTGCCACCTACGAGGGTGATTTCAAGAGTGGTTATATGGATGGAAAAGGGACTTACATAGGGTCTTCTGGGGACACCTACAAGGGTTGTTGGGTAATGGAGTTGAGACATGGCCAGGGGACTCAGAGTTACCCTAATGGAGATTTCTATGATGGGGAATGGAGGAAAGGGTTGCAGAATGGACATGGGAGGTACCAATGGAAGAATGGGAACCATTACATTGGACAATGGAGGAATGGTTTGTTCTATGGGAATGGCACCATGATGTGGAGCAATGGGAATAGGTATGATGGTTGTTGGGAGGAAGGGTTGCCTATGGGGAATGGCACATTCAGGTGGGGTGGTGATGGGAGTTTCTATGTTGGGGTTTGGAGTAAGGATCCAAAGGAGCAAAGTGGGACTTATTACCCTTCTGGCTCTTGTGCTGGTCATTTGGAATGGGATCCTCAGGAGCTGTTCTCTGTGGACTTGGTGGAGTGCAGTGTTTGTTCCCTTGAGAAGGTGGCAATTTACCCTTCACAGAAGAGTTTGAACATGTTGGAGGTGGATAAGATGTGTAAGAAGGGGACTGATGGGAATGGGAGGCCAAAGAGGATGTCAGTGGATGCAAGGATTAGTAATTACAGCTCTGAAGATGGTTCTTATTCCTCCTATGATGTCTCAAGGAGTTCTCAGGTGGATAATTCTATTCCAAGAGTGCCACATTTGAGGTTGAAGGCTCCAAAGAGACAGGGAGAGACTATTTCTAAAGGGCATAAGAACTATGAGCTCATGCTTAATCTGCAGCTTGGTATCAG ACATGCTGTTGGAAGACCTGCTCCAAGTACATCTCTTGATTTGAAGTCTTCTGCATTTGATCCTAAAGAAAAAGTGTGGACTAAATTTCCACCAGAAGGATCCAAGCACACACCACCTCACCCTTCTTGCGAGTTTAGATGGAAAGACTACTGCCCAGTAGTGTTCAG GGCTCTTAGAAAACTGTTCAAAGTAGATCCTGCTGATTACATGATATCATTATGTGGGAATGATGCCCTTCGGGAACTCTCTTCCCCTGGAAAAAGTGGAAGCTTTTTTTATTTGACCAATGATGACCGGTACATGATAAAGACCATGAAGAAATCAGAAGTAAAA GTTTTCTTGAGAATGCTACCTGGTTACTACAAACATGTTCGGGCTTTTGAGAACACTCTAGTCACCAAGTTCTTTGGTCTCCACTGTGTTAAGCTAACAGGAACTGCACAGAAGAAG GTACGATTTGTTATCATGGGAAATCTATTCTGCTCACAATATGCCATCCATAGGCGCTTTGACTTAAAAGGTTCGACCTTCGGTCGCACAACTGACAAACCCGAGTCAGAAATAGAGCCTACAACAACACTCAAGGACCTTgatctaaattatatatttcgGTTGCGGAAGTCTTGGTTTCAAGAATTCTGCAG GCAAGTGGACAGAGACTGTGACTTTCTGGAACACGAGAGGATCATGGATTACAGTATGTTAGTAGGTCTTCACTTTCGAGGAATGTCGTGTAGTGATAATGTCACTCCCTCTGGTTACAGTCCAGGCACTCAAACCCCAACTG GCCATGGTAACTTTGATGATGGAGCCCCTCGTCTTTCTGGAGTGGATGTTGATCATCTTGTAGTAGATCCTAGTCG GTGGGTTCAATTAGGTATAAACATGCCAGCACGGGCTGAATCAACAGTGCGAAAAAGTTGTGACACTCCTCAGCTGGTTGGAGAACCAACTGGGGAATTATAcgagatcatcatctttttcgGGATCATCGACATATTACAAGACTATGACATTAGCAAAAAGCTTGAGCATGCTTACAAATCATTTCAATATGATCCAACTTCAATCTCCGCAGTTGATCCAAGGCTATACTCAAGACGGTTTCGTGATTTCATCTTCAGAGTTTTTGTAGAGGACTAA